The following coding sequences are from one Capsicum annuum cultivar UCD-10X-F1 chromosome 3, UCD10Xv1.1, whole genome shotgun sequence window:
- the LOC107861917 gene encoding UDP-N-acetylglucosamine--N-acetylmuramyl-(pentapeptide) pyrophosphoryl-undecaprenol N-acetylglucosamine transferase produces the protein MLKAINPHTSRSPRFFETRFSVPKSVVRNLKISNCVALKNPENQSTNASAAVRIILAAGGTGGHIYPAIAIADDLKVLDPNAQILFIGLENGMESTAVPTAGYSFEPIPAAPSGRPFVSLCNLLVLPFVLAKSLIKSSQILKEFKPDIVIGTGGFVSFPICLAASLRGIKLVIQEQNSVPGIANQVLSLFSYKVFVAFNSSVDRFWQKSKCVVCGNPVRLSLRQYASKAVGRRHFFSNAVIGKGDGKVVLILGGSLGANAINVAILHLYSEMLNERNDLFLIWQTGVLAYDEMESLVKFHPRLYITPFLHSMDLAYATADLIVSRAGAMICSEILAAGKPCILIPSLDVAKGHQFHNACLMADFADSRVITEDELDSLTLKNTIEEILDNEGLMREMSERALKIAKPNASVEIAKHVLSLVNSSIKL, from the exons ATGTTAAAGGCCATTAATCCACACACTTCTCGGAGCCCCCGGTTCTTTGAAACCCGATTCTCCGTTCCCAAATCCGTAGTAAG GAACCTCAAGATCAGTAACTGTGTCGCTCTCAAGAACCCCGAGAACCAAAGCACCAATGCATCTGCTGCTGTTCGAATCATATTGGCTGCAGGTGGCACTGGTGGCCATATTTATCCAGCTATTGCCATTGCTGATGACCTCAAAGTCCTTGATCCAAATGCCCAAATTCTCTTTATTGGACTTGAAAATGGAATGGAAAGCACTGCAGTGCCAACAGCAGGATACTCCTTTGAACCGATTCCTGCGGCGCCATCAGGCCGACCCTTTGTCTCTCTCTGCAACTTACTCGTCCTCCCTTTTGTTCTTGCAAAATCCCTAATTAAAAGTTCTCAAATACTTAAAGAATTCAAACCTGATATAGTGATTGGAACTGGTGGGTTTGTTTCATTTCCAATATGCTTAGCTGCAAGTCTCAGAGGCATTAAGCTTGTAATTCAGGAACAGAATTCGGTACCCGGGATAGCTAACCAGGTGCTTTCTTTATTTTCCTATAAAGTGTTTGTTGCGTTTAACTCTTCCGTTGATCGTTTTTGGCAAAAGAGCAAGTGTGTGGTGTGCGGGAATCCAGTGAGACTGTCGTTGAGGCAGTATGCGTCTAAGGCCGTGGGAAGAAGGCATTTCTTTTCAAATGCTGTTATAGGGAAGGGGGATGGTAAGGTGGTGTTGATTCTTGGGGGCTCATTGGGCGCGAATGCAATTAATGTTGCCATCTTGCATTTGTATTCTGAGATGTTAAATGAACGAAACGACTTGTTTTTGATATGGCAAACTGGGGTCTTAGCATATGATGAGATGGAGAGCCTCGTGAAATTCCATCCCCGGTTATACATAACCCC GTTCTTGCACTCGATGGATTTGGCGTATGCAACTGCTGACCTTATTGTATCTAGAGCTGGAGCAATGATCTGCTCTGAGATTTTAGCTGCTGGAAAACCTTGTATTCTG ATACCCTCATTGGATGTGGCCAAAGGACACCAATTTCACAATGCTTGTCTAATGGCTGATTTTGCTGATTCAAGGGTTATAACTGAAGATGAACTTGACTCTCTTACTCTTAAAAATACTATTGAAGAAATTTTAG ATAATGAGGGATTGATGAGGGAGATGTCTGAGAGAGCTCTCAAGATTGCGAAGCCAAATGCATCGGTTGAAATTGCTAAACACGTTCTTTCTCTTGTCAACTCGTCGATTAAACTCTGA
- the LOC107861916 gene encoding uncharacterized protein LOC107861916, producing MDPPPVPSHVTATPIVTIAQQNYPDSDGSTPRSRQNETWDQESLALVPGAKLRLICSYGGHIIPRPHDKSLCYVGGDTRIVVVDRQSSLSELHSRLSHTLLNGRGFSLKYQLPNEDLDSLVSVATDEDLDNMIEEYDRAMSASPLKPSRLRLFLFLAKPETAASMGCLLADSKSETWFVDALNNASLLSRGLSDSAADGSFLELQRIPKSDSGVNLDQAQNESLANNSQMAKNVIQEVQSTMPDSPMVETTSSFESSVSSPSMPNLPPIKVRAEDVQMNARFHDQMLGLDEQFSHMNVASNAQKMDDGYHHLAAAAATPPLPTLIGGAAVMSSATLVSAAPATGEHHGRVVSDDEKSDHGVSTGHRKPPLPLQPIQRKFGDGYSLPSPDSKHAGGYNLQSPDSVASDSSIASGTSFSKQTVYQDAPPVAGRETRVPPAVTDPKTNIMDYNPQIQMQQVQDSVVMQVPQQQQQQFVPATAHYIQHAATGPVAVPSYYQMYAPQTQQPLHQQMDQQYQMFYVPVPQTQPYNLTVQSNTADATAVASTQQLTPSNPAMVSSSAVFKEALPPIYPARTVQSSKPELPTNVYRTATPATPTVIQVPPSQYHQQYYGLSQVPPPSQQMAAVPNGAANYGYEYSHPTHDQVFYTQQTAAPLPSQYQTMTPTTAVLLSQATAQLAGENTTTQNRTS from the exons ATGGATCCTCCACCCGTTCCGTCCCATGTCACTGCCACTCCCATAGTTACCATTGCACAACAAAACTATCCAGATTCTGACGGCTCCACCCCGCGCTCCCGGCAAAATGAAACATGGGATCAGGAGTCTTTGGCACTGGTCCCTGGTGCCAAACTCCGCCTCATATGCAGCTATGGTGGTCACATTATTCCCCGTCCCCACGATAAGTCCCTCTGCTATGTTGGTGGTGACACGCGCATTGTGGTTGTTGACCGTCAGTCCTCCCTCTCTGAACTTCACTCTCGCCTTTCCCACACTCTCCTCAATGGGCGCGGATTCTCCCTTAAGTATCAGCTCCCTAATGAAGATCTTGATTCCCTTGTATCCGTCGCAACTGATGAAGACTTGGATAACATGATCGAAGAATATGATCGTGCGATGTCAGCTTCGCCTTTGAAACCATCTCGTCTTCGTTTGTTCCTTTTTCTTGCCAAACCTGAGACTGCAGCCTCCATGGGTTGCCTCCTTGCTGATTCTAAATCTGAAACGTGgtttgttgatgctcttaacaaTGCTAGCTTGCTTTCTAGAGGACTTTCTGATTCAGCTGCTGACGGTAGTTTTCTGGAGCTTCAAAGGATTCCCAAAAGTGATTCTGGTGTAAACTTGGATCAGGCTCAGAATGAGTCCTTGGCAAACAATAGTCAAATGGCAAAAAATGTAATCCAAGAAGTGCAATCCACTATGCCTGATTCACCAATGGTTGAAACAACCTCATCATTTGAGTCCAGTGTTTCATCCCCATCTATGCCAAATTTGCCCCCAATTAAGGTTAGAGCTGAAGATGTTCAAATGAATGCAAGATTCCACGATCAGATGCTCGGGTTGGATGAACAGTTCTCACACATGAATGTAGCTTCAAATGCTCAAAAGATGGATGATGGTTACCATCATTTGGCTGCAGCAGCTGCGACGCCACCTCTTCCTACTCTAATTGGTGGTGCAGCTGTAATGTCATCAGCTACCTTGGTGAGCGCTGCACCGGCTACAGGGGAACATCATGGCCGGGTTGTCTCTGATGATGAGAAATCAGATCATGGTGTATCCACCGGACACCGAAAGCCTCCATTACCTTTACAGCCTATTCAGCGGAAATTTGGAGATGGTTATAGCTTGCCATCACCTGATTCAAAGCATGCTGGAGGCTACAACTTACAATCACCAGATTCTGTGGCAAG TGATAGCAGCATCGCATCAGGTACATCCTTCTCGAAACAAACGGTTTACCAAGATGCACCTCCAGTGGCAGGTCGTGAAACCAGAGTGCCTCCGGCTGTAACTGACCCAAAAACTAATATTATGGACTATAACCCTCAAATTCAGATGCAGCAAGTTCAGGATTCTGTAGTTATGCAAGTTCcacagcagcagcagcagcagttcGTTCCTGCTACCGCACATTACATTCAACATGCTGCAACAGGTCCAGTGGCAGTCCCGTCTTACTATCAGATGTATGCACCCCAAACCCAGCAACCACTTCATCAACAAATGGATCAGCAATATCAAATGTTTTATGTGCCAGTCCCTCAGACTCAACCGTATAATTTGACAGTGCAATCCAATACAGCTGATGCTACTGCTGTAGCTTCAACCCAGCAGTTAACACCATCAAATCCAGCAATGGTTTCATCGTCAGCAGTGTTTAAAGAAGCTCTTCCACCTATTTATCCAGCAAGGACAGTCCAGTCCTCTAAGCCTGAATTGCCTACCAATGTGTACAGAACAGCAACCCCAGCAACTCCAACGGTAATCCAAGTTCCTCCAAGTCAATATCATCAACAGTATTACGGCCTTTCCCAGGTTCCTCCTCCATCACAGCAAATGGCTGCTGTTCCTAACGGTGCTGCTAATTATGGCTATGAATATTCTCATCCTACGCATGACCAAGTGTTCTATACCCAACAAACAGCTGCACCACTTCCCTCTCAGTACCAAACTATGACCCCTACCACTGCGGTTTTATTATCACAGGCTACAGCACAGCTAGCTGGGGAGAATACCACGACTCAGAACAGAACTTCATAG